A stretch of the Campylobacter sp. 19-13652 genome encodes the following:
- a CDS encoding TerC family protein yields MMEWITSAQAWVSLLTLTGLEIVLGIDNIIFVAILVSKLPKHQQDRGRVLGLGFAMLTRILLLLSLFWIMHLTKPLFSVASISITGRDLVLILGGVFLLLKSLKELVSHIKGDEDGAKDGGAGASFAFIIAQIAVLDIVFSLDSVITAVGMADHIQIMILAVIIAVGVMMFASKPIAHFIEEHKELKALALAFLVLVGGVLVAEGFGAHVDKAMIYVAMGFSLVVEIINILSKKSQK; encoded by the coding sequence ATTATGGAATGGATCACATCAGCACAGGCATGGGTCTCGCTGCTTACTCTAACGGGGCTTGAGATAGTTCTTGGTATTGATAATATAATCTTTGTTGCTATACTCGTCTCAAAGCTTCCAAAACATCAGCAAGACCGTGGGCGTGTGCTAGGGCTTGGCTTTGCGATGCTTACGCGTATACTGCTGCTGCTTAGCCTGTTTTGGATTATGCACCTGACTAAGCCGCTTTTTAGTGTAGCTTCAATTAGTATCACGGGGCGCGATTTGGTGCTTATTTTGGGTGGGGTGTTTTTACTTTTAAAGTCTCTTAAAGAGCTAGTAAGTCATATAAAAGGGGACGAGGATGGCGCAAAAGATGGCGGCGCTGGGGCTAGCTTTGCTTTTATCATCGCTCAAATTGCCGTGCTTGATATAGTCTTTTCACTTGATAGTGTAATCACTGCTGTTGGTATGGCAGATCATATCCAGATAATGATACTAGCTGTAATCATTGCAGTTGGCGTTATGATGTTTGCTTCAAAGCCGATTGCGCATTTTATCGAGGAGCATAAGGAGCTAAAGGCACTTGCGCTTGCATTTTTGGTGCTTGTGGGGGGTGTGCTTGTAGCAGAGGGCTTTGGCGCACACGTGGATAAGGCTATGATTTACGTTGCCATGGGATTTTCTTTGGTCGTTGAAATTATTAATATCTTGAGTAAAAAAAGTCAAAAATAG
- the trpD gene encoding anthranilate phosphoribosyltransferase, with protein sequence MILIIDNYDSFVFNIYQYVQQLSTDEVLCVRNDQISLEQIKDLSPSHIILSPGPKHPKDSGVCLDVLGAGLEAPVLGVCLGHQAIGLNYGASIKRQDVPLHGKTSKISTVNGGGEIFAGLPDKFEVMRYHSLYVDDLPQNLTPLAYADDGVLMALKVKDKDIYGIQFHPESYFSEYGKQIIANFLNISKKDEKKSQPHPTDLRPYLLKLQENERLDDRDFAGIIDLIASSKADELQLAALLVLISEKSLNADSLVSLVRNILRYSHTFRDSSAMIDLCGTGGDGFKSINVSTAVSFILAALGVKVAKHGNKAVSSASGSSDVISAINLKISDSIAAQRMLLDSANLAFFHAPFFHPLVGALKDVRTRLGIRTVFNILGPMLNPNLSLRYQLVGCYHKPVLRLYAQTLGLLGRKHALVVRGEDGMDEISICDSTRIVELKDGTISEYSVTPEQFGFTRALHSDIAGADAAKNAEILKATLKGELNGAKRDIVVLNAMFALYTADRVSSPNDAREIVESALDSGLVWEYFMHYLKGLGVEA encoded by the coding sequence ATGATCCTTATAATAGATAATTACGATAGTTTTGTTTTTAATATCTACCAGTACGTACAGCAGTTAAGCACCGATGAAGTGCTTTGTGTGCGAAACGACCAAATCAGTTTAGAACAGATTAAAGACCTCTCGCCTAGCCATATCATACTAAGCCCAGGTCCAAAGCACCCAAAAGATAGTGGTGTCTGCCTAGACGTACTCGGTGCTGGGCTTGAAGCACCGGTGCTTGGAGTGTGTTTGGGGCATCAGGCGATAGGGTTAAATTACGGCGCAAGTATAAAACGTCAAGACGTCCCACTACATGGCAAAACCTCAAAAATAAGCACTGTTAACGGCGGTGGGGAGATTTTTGCGGGACTTCCTGATAAATTTGAAGTCATGCGATATCACTCGCTTTATGTGGATGATTTGCCACAAAACCTCACTCCGCTAGCTTACGCAGATGATGGCGTGCTTATGGCACTTAAGGTAAAAGATAAAGATATTTACGGCATTCAGTTTCACCCAGAGAGCTATTTTAGCGAGTATGGTAAACAAATAATTGCAAATTTTTTAAATATCTCAAAGAAAGATGAGAAAAAATCGCAGCCTCACCCTACTGATTTGCGCCCATATTTACTAAAGCTTCAGGAAAATGAGCGGCTTGATGATAGGGATTTTGCTGGCATTATTGATCTAATCGCCTCTAGCAAGGCAGACGAGCTTCAGCTAGCTGCGCTACTTGTGCTTATAAGCGAAAAGAGCCTAAATGCCGATAGTCTTGTCTCTCTTGTGCGAAATATCCTACGTTACTCGCATACCTTCCGCGATAGTTCGGCGATGATAGATTTGTGTGGTACCGGAGGAGATGGCTTTAAGAGCATAAATGTCTCAACTGCTGTTAGCTTTATCCTAGCTGCGCTTGGTGTAAAGGTCGCAAAGCACGGCAATAAAGCTGTCAGCTCAGCAAGTGGCAGTAGCGATGTAATAAGCGCGATAAATTTAAAAATTAGCGACAGCATAGCCGCTCAGCGTATGCTGCTAGATAGCGCTAATCTCGCATTTTTCCACGCTCCATTTTTCCATCCGCTTGTGGGCGCATTAAAAGACGTTAGAACGCGCCTTGGCATACGAACAGTCTTTAATATCCTAGGGCCTATGCTAAATCCAAATTTATCCCTGCGCTATCAGCTAGTGGGCTGCTATCACAAGCCAGTGCTTAGGCTTTACGCACAGACGCTTGGGCTGCTGGGGCGCAAACACGCACTAGTCGTACGAGGCGAGGATGGAATGGATGAGATTAGCATATGCGACTCCACGCGTATAGTGGAGCTTAAAGATGGCACAATAAGCGAATACAGCGTTACTCCAGAGCAGTTTGGTTTTACTAGGGCGCTTCACTCTGATATAGCTGGTGCAGACGCAGCAAAAAATGCTGAAATTTTAAAAGCTACTCTAAAGGGCGAGCTAAATGGCGCAAAACGCGATATAGTCGTGCTTAATGCGATGTTTGCCCTGTATACGGCTGATAGAGTCTCTAGCCCAAATGACGCGCGCGAAATTGTTGAGAGTGCGCTTGATAGTGGGCTTGTGTGGGAGTATTTTATGCACTATTTAAAGGGGCTTGGCGTTGAGGCTTAA
- the purN gene encoding phosphoribosylglycinamide formyltransferase, which translates to MFSKKIAILFSGSGSNLKAILEKVHGREFNGVKIECVCAITNNPNALGIQKARAFGIEAVVINHKDFASREEFDVALVKKLGEFSPDLTVLAGFMRILSPVFTNAVKAINLHPSILPLFKGAHAIKESFNSDMQVGGVSVHWVSAELDGGKIIAQRAFEREQGMNLEAWEEKIHEIEHEILPQSIINLLSKKF; encoded by the coding sequence ATGTTTAGTAAAAAAATAGCAATATTATTTAGTGGCTCTGGCTCAAATTTAAAAGCGATATTGGAAAAAGTCCATGGCAGAGAATTTAATGGCGTAAAAATAGAGTGTGTCTGTGCCATCACAAATAATCCAAATGCCCTTGGGATACAAAAGGCTCGTGCTTTTGGTATTGAGGCAGTGGTGATAAATCACAAAGACTTTGCAAGTAGGGAGGAATTTGATGTGGCTTTAGTTAAAAAGCTAGGCGAGTTTAGCCCTGATTTAACGGTGCTTGCTGGCTTTATGCGTATCCTAAGCCCAGTCTTTACAAACGCTGTAAAAGCCATAAATTTACACCCCTCGATTTTGCCGCTTTTTAAGGGTGCACATGCGATAAAAGAGAGCTTTAATAGCGATATGCAAGTAGGCGGAGTGAGTGTGCACTGGGTGAGTGCGGAGCTTGATGGAGGCAAAATCATCGCCCAACGTGCATTTGAGCGAGAGCAGGGCATGAACCTTGAGGCATGGGAGGAGAAAATCCACGAAATAGAGCATGAAATCCTGCCTCAAAGCATAATAAATTTACTAAGCAAAAAATTCTAG
- a CDS encoding phosphoribosylanthranilate isomerase, translating into MRLKICGIKSVAEAKTVLGFNEVDYVGLILASSKRRVSPELATQIASLAHEMGKQAVGVFVDAAPNEILASCQSVGFDVVQLHIKQASSELYAGLRAKLNQKGVSLWQALSVRESLPEPSIDADMVLYDASGKFAGGNGVSFSWDLLRTLKAQSFGLAGGIGADNIAKAASYRPALIDLNSKLEDENGIKSSEKISRTLINLKEAV; encoded by the coding sequence TTGAGGCTTAAAATTTGTGGCATTAAAAGTGTGGCAGAGGCAAAAACCGTACTTGGCTTTAATGAGGTAGATTATGTGGGGTTAATTTTGGCTAGTTCTAAGCGCAGGGTAAGCCCTGAGCTAGCCACGCAAATAGCAAGCCTAGCTCATGAAATGGGTAAGCAAGCAGTTGGAGTTTTTGTAGATGCTGCGCCTAATGAGATACTTGCTTCTTGCCAGAGCGTGGGCTTTGATGTAGTGCAGCTTCACATAAAGCAAGCAAGCTCTGAGCTTTACGCTGGGCTTAGGGCTAAGCTAAATCAAAAAGGTGTATCGCTTTGGCAAGCCTTAAGTGTGAGGGAAAGTCTGCCAGAGCCCAGCATAGACGCAGATATGGTGCTATATGACGCTAGCGGTAAATTTGCTGGTGGAAATGGAGTGAGTTTTAGCTGGGATTTATTGCGCACTTTAAAGGCGCAAAGCTTTGGACTAGCTGGGGGCATAGGGGCGGATAATATCGCAAAAGCAGCAAGCTATAGACCAGCCTTGATAGATTTAAATAGTAAATTAGAGGATGAAAATGGCATAAAATCTAGCGAAAAAATCTCTCGAACTTTGATAAATTTAAAGGAAGCAGTGTGA